A stretch of DNA from Desulfosarcina ovata subsp. ovata:
TTTCAAAACGGGCCAGGGCGGTTTCAACGTCGCCGCTGTCGTAAATGGCCAAGATTTGATCAAAGGCCTCATGGTCGGCTCGGAACTGACGGCGGTGTATTTGGTCGTCAAGATCCTGAAAAACAGATGCGCAGCCCGTCAGCATGGCAACAAGGATCAACAGGATGAGCAGCGGCAAATGGTATGTGCGCGATGGGGTCGTCATTGGGTTTCCGTTCCGATAAAGGCCTTACGATATCCTGTCTGAGCCGGGCGGCGTCTGCCGCCATGCACATGGATGATCAGATTCAATCCTCCTTTTTAATCACCCCTGGGTGACAATTCAAGAAAATTCAAAAATTGTTACCCGTTTGGTCTGGCACAAGGATTATTCCGGTGCGCAGGGCAGGGTGAATCCAAAGGTGCTGCCGTGGCCCACCTGACTGTTGACCCACACCGTACCATGGTGGGATTCGACAATGTTTTTAACGATGCTCAGCCCCAGGCCGACGCCTTCCAGACGTTCCCGCTCCCGTTGTCCGCGATAGTATTTGTTGAACAGAAATGCCTGGTCTCCCTCCAGAATCCCGGGGCCTTGGTCACTGACAAAAAAGGAGATCCGTTTTTGATTGCGGTTGTAGCGAACCCCCACGGTCACCTGGGTGTCGGGTTCGGAAAATTTTACGGCATTGGACAGGTAGTTCAGCATGGCCTGCTGAAGCTGCTTGGGGTCTCCGACGATCGGTGGAAGCTGGGCCGGTACCTGAACGGCCAGACCGATATGCTTGGCTTCGGCGGCCAGTTTGATACTGTCGGTACATTCGGTAACGAAGGTGTGCGGGTCGATGGGCTCTAACCGCATGTTGAGCAGACCGGGTTCTAGCCGTGAGGCCTGCATCAGATGGCTGAGCAGATCGCTGATGCGGGTGATTTCCGATCCGGCGATTTCGAGAAATTTCTGCTGGCGGTTGTTGATCGGGCCCATCACCTCTTCCCTGATCATATTGACCGATTCACGGATGGAGGTGAGCGGCGTTCGGATTTCATGGCTCAGCATGGAGATGAAATCGGACCGCATGCGCTCTTCCTTGCGCAGGCGCTGGGACATTTCGTTAAAGGCATGGGCCAGTTCCCCGAATTCATCCTGGCTGCGAATTTTCAGAGGCGTGTTGAGGCGGTCCGAGGAGATGG
This window harbors:
- a CDS encoding ATP-binding protein, coding for MEHSASPLKKVEPPMNLRFGITGKLIVWFLVVIVIFYGTIFVLYINVQQVVRLSGSIVAKNYAIASATKKMTESLLSMEENRQKFLLLKKDDYLNFYNDAQRTFEDNLTQVIRLTAMGHKISEVWQQIGRAYKNYPGSATVSAYLTAGLRPPDAVDGFWIPETVINNWINQISAERLNNEQEIEVANRELNRKGRLSAKNGLIGIAVSSLVGLLGIFYLAYSMVRPLRELMEGIRAISSDRLNTPLKIRSQDEFGELAHAFNEMSQRLRKEERMRSDFISMLSHEIRTPLTSIRESVNMIREEVMGPINNRQQKFLEIAGSEITRISDLLSHLMQASRLEPGLLNMRLEPIDPHTFVTECTDSIKLAAEAKHIGLAVQVPAQLPPIVGDPKQLQQAMLNYLSNAVKFSEPDTQVTVGVRYNRNQKRISFFVSDQGPGILEGDQAFLFNKYYRGQRERERLEGVGLGLSIVKNIVESHHGTVWVNSQVGHGSTFGFTLPCAPE